TCGTCGCGGTACGAGCGACTACGTGGTTGCTGGCGGTCGGATCACTGGGAGTTGTCGGATACTGCGTAGCAGGTTTGTTTGTGTTGTTTGGTGCTCCAGACCTGGCGATGACTCAGTTCGTCATCGAAACGCTGACCGTGATTTTGTTTGTGATGGCGTTTTCGCGGCTGCCCGATTTTCGTCGACTGTCGGCCAGAAAAACGCGATGGCGAGATGCACTCGTTGCTGCAACGGCCGGAGGAACGATCACAGTGTTGCTGTTGTTTGCAATGACAGTGCGATCCGACCATCCGATCTCGACGTTCTATGCAGATCACAGCGTCGAAGAGGCTCACGGACGCAACCTGGTAAACGTGATCCTGGTCGACTTTCGAGCTCTGGACACGCTTGGCGAAATCACAGTGCTGTCCATCGCCGCGATCGGCGTGTATTCGCTGCTGACTCTGCGGCCGTCCGGCGCATCTCAGATGGCAACCGGAGCCAGCCCGGACCCGGATCAGGAAAGCTCGTAACTCATGGACACCTTAATTCTAAAAACAGCAACTCGGTTCCTATTGCCGATTCTGCTTTTGTTTTCCGTGTTCTTATTTCTGCGCGGACACAACGAACCAGGAGGCGGCTTCGTCGGCGGCCTCATGACAACGGGTGCGGTCGCGTTGTACGCGATGGCAAATGGAGTGGCAGAAGCTCGCCAGGTGTTGCGAGTCTCACCGCGCATACTGATCGGCACGGGCCTGTTGCTGGGCCTGACCAGCGGTCTGCTACCGGTGCTGGCGGGACGCAGTTTTCTGACCGGCATGTGGGGCGAAGCCCATGTGCCCGGATTTGGCCACGTTCACCTGGGCACGCCCTTGTTGTTCGATTTGAGCGTCTATAGCGTCGTCACCGGTGTGACGCTGGTGTTTGTGTTTACGTTGTTGGAGGAATCGTAGGCCTTGGATATTTTACTCGCCATCACCGTCGGCGGTCTTTACGCCACCGGCATCTACATGATGCTAAGGCGGAGTGTTGTGAAGCTGTTAATCGGCCTGGGCTTGTTAAGCCACGCTGCCAACCTGCTGATCTTCACAGCGGGCGGGGTTGTGCGCGGACGCCCGCCCGTGGTCCCCAAAGGGGAACTGCACCCGCTGAAAATCGTCGCCGACCCGTTGCCTCAGGCGCTGATTCTCACCGCGATCGTAATCAGCTTCGCCGTGCTCGCGTTTGCTCTTGTGCTGATCTATCGCACCTATCAAACCGTTGATACGGATGACCTGCACGAATTGAAAGCCACCGACCGATGAGCAATCTGCTGGTGCTTCCGATCGCGATTCCGCTGGCAACGATGGCCGTATTGGTGTTGTTCTGGAAGTCATTGCGCGTACAAAAAACTTTGGGCGTGATCGGTACATTCGTGATGCTGGCAGCGGCCATCACGTTGTTGATCACAGTCCGTCGCGATGGCATTCTGGTGCTGAACGTCGGAAGCTGGCCCGCACCGTTTGGAATCACTCTGGTCGCAGACCTGCTTAGCTGCATCATGGTTCTGCTAGCCAGCGTAATGGCCGTTGCGGTATCGATCTACTCGCTCACGGGCATCGATGACGCTCGCGTCGACTTCGGCTTTTACCCGCTGCTTCACCTGCTGCTGATGGGCGTTTGCGGCGCATTCCTCACAGGCGACATCTTCAACTTGTATGTGTGGTTCGAAGTCATGCTGATCGCGTCGTTCGTGCTGCTGTCGCTGGGCGGCGAACAGGGGCAGCTGGAAGGTGCGATCAAATACGTCACGCTGAACCTAATCTCGTCAGCCGTCTTTCTGGCCGCGATCGGTGTGCTTTACGCTGCGACTGGCACGTTAAACATGGCCGACCTGGCAGTAAAACTTCGCAACTTTCACGACGCGGATATTGTCAATGTGTTGGCCATGCTGTTCCTGATTGCATTCGGAACAAAAGCCGCCGTGTTCCCACTCTTCTTCTGGCTGCCAGCGTCGTACCACACTCCACCAGTCGCCGTGTCTGCGATTTTTGCAGGACTGCTGACCAAGGTTGGCGTCTATGCGTTGATCCGAGTGTTCACGCTGTTGTTTGTCTCAGACACTGAGTTCACGCATTCGCTGTTACTGATCATCGCGGGCCTCACGATGGTGACGGGTGTCCTTGGAGCGATGGCGCAAAACGAAATCCGCCGCATCCTGTCGTTTCATATCGTTAGCCAGATCGGCTACATGCTGATGGGCCTGGCCGTCTTCACGCCACTGGCTCTGGCTGGATCCGTGTTCTACATCATTCATCATATCGTCGTAAAAACGAACCTGTTTTTGATCGGCGGAATCGTAGAACAGCGTTTCGGGACGGGGAAACTGAAGGAAATCGGTGGCCTTCTGCTTAGCGCGCCACTATTGGCAGCTCTGTTCTTTGTGTCGGCAATGTCACTGGCTGGAATTCCGCCGCTGTCCGGCTTCTTCGCCAAGCTAACGCTGATTACGGCCGCCCTGCAGGCCGAACAATATGCGATCGTTGTCACAGCACTGGCAGTCAGCCTGTTGACTCTGTTTTCAATGACCAAGATCTGGTCAGAAGCATTTTGGAAGGCGGCTCCACTCAATGGCTCGACCGACCAACCGAAGCCACAAGCGTTAACTCGAAAAGCAAACAGCCTTCTGTTCGCGCCCGCCATGGTGCTCGTCACGATCACGGTGGGCATCGGCATCATGGCTGGTCCGGTGATGGATCTGTCCATAGCTGCTGCCGAGCAACTGTTGAATCCGGATCTGTACATTCACGCGGTGCTGGGGGAGAAACGTTCATGAATCGATTTCTATCGAATGTGTTTCTCGCTTTTGTCTGGGCGCTGGCTGGAGGTCAGATTTCGCTCACCAGTTTGACGGTGGGTTTCGTGCTGGGCTACCTGGTTCTGTGGGTCGCTCAACCCGTCATGCCAGAGACTCGCTACTTTCGTCGACTGCCGGCCGCCATACGGTTTGCGGGCTATTTCCTGTGGCAATTATTGCTGTCGAACCTGCGAGTCGCCTACGACGTGGTGACTCCGCATCTGTATATGAAACCGGGAATTGTGGCGGTTCCGCTGGACGCTAAAACGGATCAGGAAATCACATTGCTGGCAAATCTGATCACACTCACACCGGGGACGCTTAGTTTGGATGTATCTGAAGATCGCCGCGTCCTGTACGTGCACGCGATGTTTGTCGACGATGCGGACAGCGTTCGTGACAGCATCAAGAACGGCTTCGAACGTCGTCTGCTGGAGCTAATGCGATGACGAATCTTCCTGCGGCGACAATTCTTTTTGAACCTATCTTTGCCTCAACAAAAATGGTGGCTCTCACAACACAAATCGTATTGGCTGTGCTGGTGTTCTCCCTGGCTTTGGCCTTCCTGCGACTGGTGATAGGCCCTTCACTGCCCGATCGCGTCGTCGCACTGGACTTAATTGCGACGCTTCTGGTCGGCCTCATCGCAGTCAGCGCGATCGAAACGGGTGACGTTATTTTTCTGCGAGTCGCAATGGTGGTGGCGTTGTTCAATTTCATC
This DNA window, taken from Fuerstiella marisgermanici, encodes the following:
- a CDS encoding Na+/H+ antiporter subunit C; the encoded protein is MDILLAITVGGLYATGIYMMLRRSVVKLLIGLGLLSHAANLLIFTAGGVVRGRPPVVPKGELHPLKIVADPLPQALILTAIVISFAVLAFALVLIYRTYQTVDTDDLHELKATDR
- a CDS encoding Na+/H+ antiporter subunit B — translated: MDTLILKTATRFLLPILLLFSVFLFLRGHNEPGGGFVGGLMTTGAVALYAMANGVAEARQVLRVSPRILIGTGLLLGLTSGLLPVLAGRSFLTGMWGEAHVPGFGHVHLGTPLLFDLSVYSVVTGVTLVFVFTLLEES
- a CDS encoding monovalent cation/H+ antiporter complex subunit F; the encoded protein is MTNLPAATILFEPIFASTKMVALTTQIVLAVLVFSLALAFLRLVIGPSLPDRVVALDLIATLLVGLIAVSAIETGDVIFLRVAMVVALFNFIGTIGFSWYLQQERQK
- a CDS encoding Na+/H+ antiporter subunit E — encoded protein: MNRFLSNVFLAFVWALAGGQISLTSLTVGFVLGYLVLWVAQPVMPETRYFRRLPAAIRFAGYFLWQLLLSNLRVAYDVVTPHLYMKPGIVAVPLDAKTDQEITLLANLITLTPGTLSLDVSEDRRVLYVHAMFVDDADSVRDSIKNGFERRLLELMR
- a CDS encoding Na+/H+ antiporter subunit D; this translates as MSNLLVLPIAIPLATMAVLVLFWKSLRVQKTLGVIGTFVMLAAAITLLITVRRDGILVLNVGSWPAPFGITLVADLLSCIMVLLASVMAVAVSIYSLTGIDDARVDFGFYPLLHLLLMGVCGAFLTGDIFNLYVWFEVMLIASFVLLSLGGEQGQLEGAIKYVTLNLISSAVFLAAIGVLYAATGTLNMADLAVKLRNFHDADIVNVLAMLFLIAFGTKAAVFPLFFWLPASYHTPPVAVSAIFAGLLTKVGVYALIRVFTLLFVSDTEFTHSLLLIIAGLTMVTGVLGAMAQNEIRRILSFHIVSQIGYMLMGLAVFTPLALAGSVFYIIHHIVVKTNLFLIGGIVEQRFGTGKLKEIGGLLLSAPLLAALFFVSAMSLAGIPPLSGFFAKLTLITAALQAEQYAIVVTALAVSLLTLFSMTKIWSEAFWKAAPLNGSTDQPKPQALTRKANSLLFAPAMVLVTITVGIGIMAGPVMDLSIAAAEQLLNPDLYIHAVLGEKRS